Proteins from one Panicum virgatum strain AP13 chromosome 7K, P.virgatum_v5, whole genome shotgun sequence genomic window:
- the LOC120641022 gene encoding uncharacterized protein LOC120641022 isoform X3 yields MDGKDLFVEIGMKEEDIATMLFGKKVAELAEDAFDGSKEERQIFEGVFWITGLDGLTNHHHEGPGHIADPGNPVTGSSTPSSSASNHKMAHCRIVESFTAGNLSSYRVFCFAADQQERRAMPSPYAGPSELVVQWTPPPPDRVYTRRAVTRRSERARICSAMDLEGIDICNSGRQRDGRGYGKLWNHLRLHAHLLMVDAGWKVEGKKRGGKSKVDHIYVAPDKLTQLFSLPRAWKCFGQWLLTTTPCTDGNESNDYGKEWLNMHDFLYDLKNTLLCLQYEVQRPKQSLSFLHQWWLLDPFMAVVCIDKKIRALKSGEALKAMNSSVTFLSHSERKLLSAKNESRPPGSCKKSLLPFFLSETDDQPQPDKEGSSSLNEQSSIFFSNNPREYEANQQSQRISETNGRGIRSTAHRIVMGLHDATTFLGSRQNCLSKKKKFPCIKSKVEQQAEDKSDPLYFPPALQHLANNVQIEDLNSHRYETVEVPYVANSAGTSEEMLLGENLLFSPEVDEMLLGITDDTNNEQHDAAVSSEPQVADKDAKNGPSGASSLPLEKSDYMGSKEDCIDNGCPDAAVVSQCQMADKDAGDRPSGVLSLQSEKDTDLGANSTSLEDPTKTKQLPSEASGNALMIAEPQVLFVSPHDGTLSFMNNSMNSQEMLSFLNASHDTMGTQSSVYKASLIQGFLYLDSQGSPICWTVTNPEPHRQLICAADVEPSSKLSKHCGEMNLEKEASAYEHKKILESGSSMKGKKRHDKIADIQDNVSRKKHKVNDAPLSNCISQYMDDVTDNPGDPVVLGEEKQIVTAIINEVPSNLEPKNKDDKDQDEQSIEHLKHSMSEEPLKKDNKRQKNTRSRTCKFDDDDLLMTAVIHKLTARYRNCFHRRLTNKVGFRRLPRYRWEREGEGSRKKLHGGTRTVLNKLLEMGIFAKVNILQYREPGGKNVLKDGNITSNGIRCRCCGTTFTMSKFKCHAGLRQEIPSLNLSLGTGKSYSLCQLQAWSIEQKVRKERARDTMSLQGDQNDDICGSCGDAGELICCDNCPASYHQACLPCQDIPEGNWYCSSCLCDICGEVINSKELRTSVPALECLQCESQYHAKCVAGKVLCNDKSGPDRFLCGRRCQQIYTTFHCRVGVPDHMDDGFSCTILHNNGDQKVRTAAEIALMAECNMKLMIALSIMEECFLPILDPRTGIDIIPSILYNWRSDFVHLDHKGFYTVVLENDDTIISVASIRLHGAIVAEMPLVATCTENRQQGMCRRLMDYIEEMLKSLKVEMLLLSAIPHLVETWTSAFRFREIDGSDKKRLSKVRLASVPGTVLLKKDLCERAGTHADDAVDGMGCLSFCARSPPSPAAAAVAEKQDWSPEVSAPVCVMQSLVDKLSVVKIASRSATASPPPSDGGVCSERSSSGERSVNIAAAAGGRRPEDVVTVAFAGPGPKPVWEK; encoded by the exons ATGGACGGGAAAGACTTGTTTGTGGAGATAGGGATGAAGGAGGAGGACATTGCCACAATGCTATTTGGGAAGAAAGTTGCTGAGCTGGCAGAAGACGCATTTGATGGTTCCAAGGAAGAAAGACAGATCTTTGAGGGTGTTTTCTGGATAACAGGCCTTGATGGATTAACTAATCATCATCATGAAGGCCCTGGACATATTGCAGATCCAGGCAACCCAGTGACAGGGTCTAGCACACCATCAAGTTCTGCCTCCAATCACAAGATGGCACACTGTCGCATAGTTGAGTCCTTCACTGCTGGTAACTTATCAAGCTACCGTGTCTTCTGTTTTGCTGCTGATCAGCAGGAGCGCCGAGCAATGCCTTCTCCTTATGCTGGACCTTCTGAGCTTGTGGTGCAGTGGACGCCGCCTCCCCCTGATCGAGTGTACACGCGTAGGGCGGTGACTCGCAGGAGCGAGAGAGCAAGAATTTGCAGTGCTATGGATTTGGAGGGCATTGATATTTGCAATTCTGGCCGCCAGAGAGATGGCCGTGGCTATGGAAAGCTTTGGAATCATCTCCGTCTGCACGCACATCTTCTGATGGTGGATGCTGGGTGGAAGGTCGAGGGCAAGAAAAGGGGTGGCAAGAGTAAGGTTGACCACATCTATGTGGCGCCGGACAAACTGACACAACTGTTTTCTCTTCCCAGGGCATGGAAATGCTTTGGTCAATGGTTGCTTACGACTACACCCTGCACTGACGGAAATGAGTCAAATGACTATGGAAAGGAATGGTTGAACATGCATGACTTTTTGTATGATTTGAAGAACACACTGCTGTGCTTACAATATGAGGTCCAGCGTCCGAAGCAATCATTATCTTTCCTCCACCAGTGGTGGCTCCTTGACCCTTTCATGGCTGTAGTTTGCATTGATAAGAAGATTAGAGCTCTGAAAAGTGGAGAGGCACTGAAAGCTATGAACAGCAGTGTAACTTTCCTCAGTCACAGCGAGCGTAAATTGTTGAGTGCCAAGAATGAAAGCAGGCCACCTGGGTCATGCAAAAAGagtcttctgccattttttctCTCTGAAACTGATGATCAGCCTCAGCCTGATAAGGAAGGAAGTTCTTCGCTCAATGAACAATCttctatatttttttcaaacaaTCCAAGAGAATATGAAGCCAATCAACAATCACAGCGCATCTCAGAAACAAATGGACGAGGCATAAGAAGCACAGCTCATCGCATAGTGATGGGTCTCCATGATGCAACAACTTTTCTTGGCTCAAGACAAAATTGTTtgagcaagaaaaagaaatttcCGTGCATCAAGTCTAAAGTGGAGCAGCAAGCTGAGGATAAGTCTGATCCATTGTACTTCCCACCAGCATTACAACACCTGGCTAACAATGTTCAAATAGAAGATCTGAATTCTCATCGCTATGAAACCGTGGAAGTTCCCTACGTGGCCAATTCTGCAGGTACTTCAGAGGAGATGCTCCTAGGAGAGAACTTACTGTTTTCCCCTGAGGTTGACGAGATGCTACTTGGAATTACAGATGATACCAACAATGAACAGCATGATGCTGCAGTATCCTCTGAGCCCCAAGTGGCAGATAAAGATGCCAAGAATGGACCTTCTGGTGCATCATCACTACCATTAGAGAAAAGTGATTACATGGGATCTAAAGAAGATTGTATTGACAATGGCTGTCCTGATGCTGCGGTTGTCTCTCAATGTCAAATGGCAGATAAAGATGCAGGAGATAGACCTTCAGGTGTATTATCGCTACAATCAGAAAAGGATACAGACTTGGGAGCTAATAGTACGAGCTTGGAagatccaacaaaaacaaaacagTTACCATCTGAAGCTAGTGGCAATGCTTTGATGATCGCAGAGCCGCAAGTGTTGTTTGTGTCGCCTCATGATGGGACTCTTTCTTTTATGAACAATAGTATGAACAGCCAAGAGATGTTGAGCTTCCTGAATGCTTCCCATGACACCATGGGTACTCAGTCATCAGTTTATAAGGCAAGCTTGATTCAGGGTTTCTTATACCTTGACAGTCAAGGTTCTCCGATTTGTTGGACAGTAACAAACCCAGAACCTCATAGGCAGTTGATCTGTGCTGCTGATGTGGAGCCAAGCTCGAAGTTGTCAAAACACTGTGGTGAAATGAATTTGGAGAAAGAGGCATCAGcatatgaacataaaaaaatattggAATCTGGCTCAAGTATGAAAGGGAAAAAAAGGCATGATAAGATTGCAGATATCCAAGACAATGTCAGTAGAAAAAAACATAAAGTGAATGATGCTCCATTAAGCAATTGCATAAGTCAGTATATGGATGATGTAACTGACAACCCTGGTGATCCTGTAGTTCTTGGTGAGGAAAAACAGATAGTTACAGCAATCATTAATGAAGTTCCTTCGAATTTAGAGCCCAAGAATAAGGATGACAAGGATCAAGATGAACAAAGCATTGAACATTTAAAACACTCCATGTCAGAAGAACCACTCAAAAAGGATAACAAAAGGCAAAAGAATACAAGGTCTCGCACATGCAAGTTTGATGATGACGATCTTCTGATGACAGCTGTAATACATAAGTTGACTGCACGTTACAGGAATTGTTTTCATCGAAGGCTCACAAATAAAGTTGGTTTCAGGCGTCTTCCAAGATACCGctgggagagggaaggggaaggTAGCAGGAAGAAGTTGCATGGAGGAACAAGAACAGTGTTGAACAAGTTACTTGAAATGGGTATTTTTGCTAAAGTGAACATTCTTCAATATCGAGAGCCCGGAGGCAAAAATGTGTTAAAGGATGGGAATATAACTAGTAATGGCATTCGATGCCGGTGCTGTGGCACCACATTTACAATGTCCAAGTTTAAGTGTCATGCAGGTCTCAGGCAAGAAATCCCATCCCTGAATCTTTCCTTGGGTACAGGTAAATCATACAGTCTTTGTCAGCTTCAAGCATGGTCTATAGAGCAAAAGGTCAGGAAAGAGCGTGCAAGAGATACTATGTCACTTCAAGGAGATCAAAATGATGATATCTGTGGATCATGTGGTGACGCTGGTGAACTGATATGCTGCGACAACTGTCCTGCTAGTTACCATCAAGCTTGCTTGCCTTGTCAG GATATCCCAGAAGGCAACTGGTACTGCTCTAGCTGCCTTTGTGACATTTGTGGGGAAGTGATCAATTCGAAGGAGCTAAGGACTTCAGTCCCTGCTTTAGAATGTTTACAGTGTGAATCTCAAT ATCATGCAAAATGCGTAGCTGGCAAGGTTTTATGCAATGACAAAAGTGGACCTGATAGATTTCTTTGTGGAAGAAGATGCCAGCAG ATTTATACGACCTTTCATTGTCGTGTTGGAGTGCCTGACCATATGGATGATGGTTTTTCATGCACCATTCTTCATAATAATGGTGATCAAAAGGTTCGTACAGCTGCGGAGATTGCTCTCATGGCTGAATGCAACATGAAACTAATGATTGCTTTGAGCATTATGGAAGAATGCTTCCTGCCTATCTTAGATCCAAGGACAGGAATAGACATTATTCCTTCTATACTATATAACTGGAG GTCTGATTTTGTACATTTGGATCACAAGGGATTCTATACTGTTGTCTTGGAAAATGATGACACCATCATATCTGTGGCATCCATCAG GTTACATGGTGCTATTGTAGCAGAGATGCCCCTAGTAGCTACTTGTACAGAGAATCGTCAACAGGGAATGTGCAGGCGCCTTATGGATTACATTGAGGAG ATGCTGAAATCCCTGAAGGTGGAGATGCTACTTCTATCAGCAATACCGCACCTAGTGGAGACATGGACATCGGCATTCAGGTTCAGAGAGATAGACGGCTCGGATAAGAAGCGGCTGAGTAAGGTCAGGCTGGCCTCGGTTCCGGGCACAGTCCTGCTGAAGAAAGACCTGTGTGAACGTGCAGGCACCCACGCTG ATGACGCAGTGGACGGCATGGGGTGCCTCTCGTTCTGcgctcgctcgccgccgtctcctgccgccgccgctgtcgctgAGAAGCAAGATTGGTCTCCTGAAGTTTCTGCGCCAGTTTGTGTAATGCAAAGTCTCGTTGACAAGCTAAGTGTTGTGAAGATCGCTTCGCGCTCTGCGACCGCGAGCCCTCCTCCGTCGGACGGTGGTGTTTGTAGCGAACGAAGTAGCTCCGGCGAGCGTTCTGTAAatattgccgccgccgccggcggccgccggccggaggATGTTGTTACCGTGGCCTTTGCCGGGCCGGGCCCTAAACCTGTATGGGAAAAGTAG
- the LOC120641022 gene encoding uncharacterized protein LOC120641022 isoform X2 yields the protein MDGKDLFVEIGMKEEDIATMLFGKKVAELAEDAFDGSKEERQIFEGVFWITGLDGLTNHHHEGPGHIADPGNPVTGSSTPSSSASNHKMAHCRIVESFTAGNLSSYRVFCFAADQQERRAMPSPYAGPSELVVQWTPPPPDRVYTRRAVTRRSERARICSAMDLEGIDICNSGRQRDGRGYGKLWNHLRLHAHLLMVDAGWKVEGKKRGGKSKVDHIYVAPDKLTQLFSLPRAWKCFGQWLLTTTPCTDGNESNDYGKEWLNMHDFLYDLKNTLLCLQYEVQRPKQSLSFLHQWWLLDPFMAVVCIDKKIRALKSGEALKAMNSSVTFLSHSERKLLSAKNESRPPGSCKKSLLPFFLSETDDQPQPDKEGSSSLNEQSSIFFSNNPREYEANQQSQRISETNGRGIRSTAHRIVMGLHDATTFLGSRQNCLSKKKKFPCIKSKVEQQAEDKSDPLYFPPALQHLANNVQIEDLNSHRYETVEVPYVANSAGTSEEMLLGENLLFSPEVDEMLLGITDDTNNEQHDAAVSSEPQVADKDAKNGPSGASSLPLEKSDYMGSKEDCIDNGCPDAAVVSQCQMADKDAGDRPSGVLSLQSEKDTDLGANSTSLEDPTKTKQLPSEASGNALMIAEPQVLFVSPHDGTLSFMNNSMNSQEMLSFLNASHDTMGTQSSVYKASLIQGFLYLDSQGSPICWTVTNPEPHRQLICAADVEPSSKLSKHCGEMNLEKEASAYEHKKILESGSSMKGKKRHDKIADIQDNVSRKKHKVNDAPLSNCISQYMDDVTDNPGDPVVLGEEKQIVTAIINEVPSNLEPKNKDDKDQDEQSIEHLKHSMSEEPLKKDNKRQKNTRSRTCKFDDDDLLMTAVIHKLTARYRNCFHRRLTNKVGFRRLPRYRWEREGEGSRKKLHGGTRTVLNKLLEMGIFAKVNILQYREPGGKNVLKDGNITSNGIRCRCCGTTFTMSKFKCHAGLRQEIPSLNLSLGTGKSYSLCQLQAWSIEQKVRKERARDTMSLQGDQNDDICGSCGDAGELICCDNCPASYHQACLPCQDIPEGNWYCSSCLCDICGEVINSKELRTSVPALECLQCESQYHAKCVAGKVLCNDKSGPDRFLCGRRCQQIYTTFHCRVGVPDHMDDGFSCTILHNNGDQKVRTAAEIALMAECNMKLMIALSIMEECFLPILDPRTGIDIIPSILYNWRSDFVHLDHKGFYTVVLENDDTIISVASIRCRCRLHGAIVAEMPLVATCTENRQQGMCRRLMDYIEEMLKSLKVEMLLLSAIPHLVETWTSAFRFREIDGSDKKRLSKVRLASVPGTVLLKKDLCERAGTHAVDGMGCLSFCARSPPSPAAAAVAEKQDWSPEVSAPVCVMQSLVDKLSVVKIASRSATASPPPSDGGVCSERSSSGERSVNIAAAAGGRRPEDVVTVAFAGPGPKPVWEK from the exons ATGGACGGGAAAGACTTGTTTGTGGAGATAGGGATGAAGGAGGAGGACATTGCCACAATGCTATTTGGGAAGAAAGTTGCTGAGCTGGCAGAAGACGCATTTGATGGTTCCAAGGAAGAAAGACAGATCTTTGAGGGTGTTTTCTGGATAACAGGCCTTGATGGATTAACTAATCATCATCATGAAGGCCCTGGACATATTGCAGATCCAGGCAACCCAGTGACAGGGTCTAGCACACCATCAAGTTCTGCCTCCAATCACAAGATGGCACACTGTCGCATAGTTGAGTCCTTCACTGCTGGTAACTTATCAAGCTACCGTGTCTTCTGTTTTGCTGCTGATCAGCAGGAGCGCCGAGCAATGCCTTCTCCTTATGCTGGACCTTCTGAGCTTGTGGTGCAGTGGACGCCGCCTCCCCCTGATCGAGTGTACACGCGTAGGGCGGTGACTCGCAGGAGCGAGAGAGCAAGAATTTGCAGTGCTATGGATTTGGAGGGCATTGATATTTGCAATTCTGGCCGCCAGAGAGATGGCCGTGGCTATGGAAAGCTTTGGAATCATCTCCGTCTGCACGCACATCTTCTGATGGTGGATGCTGGGTGGAAGGTCGAGGGCAAGAAAAGGGGTGGCAAGAGTAAGGTTGACCACATCTATGTGGCGCCGGACAAACTGACACAACTGTTTTCTCTTCCCAGGGCATGGAAATGCTTTGGTCAATGGTTGCTTACGACTACACCCTGCACTGACGGAAATGAGTCAAATGACTATGGAAAGGAATGGTTGAACATGCATGACTTTTTGTATGATTTGAAGAACACACTGCTGTGCTTACAATATGAGGTCCAGCGTCCGAAGCAATCATTATCTTTCCTCCACCAGTGGTGGCTCCTTGACCCTTTCATGGCTGTAGTTTGCATTGATAAGAAGATTAGAGCTCTGAAAAGTGGAGAGGCACTGAAAGCTATGAACAGCAGTGTAACTTTCCTCAGTCACAGCGAGCGTAAATTGTTGAGTGCCAAGAATGAAAGCAGGCCACCTGGGTCATGCAAAAAGagtcttctgccattttttctCTCTGAAACTGATGATCAGCCTCAGCCTGATAAGGAAGGAAGTTCTTCGCTCAATGAACAATCttctatatttttttcaaacaaTCCAAGAGAATATGAAGCCAATCAACAATCACAGCGCATCTCAGAAACAAATGGACGAGGCATAAGAAGCACAGCTCATCGCATAGTGATGGGTCTCCATGATGCAACAACTTTTCTTGGCTCAAGACAAAATTGTTtgagcaagaaaaagaaatttcCGTGCATCAAGTCTAAAGTGGAGCAGCAAGCTGAGGATAAGTCTGATCCATTGTACTTCCCACCAGCATTACAACACCTGGCTAACAATGTTCAAATAGAAGATCTGAATTCTCATCGCTATGAAACCGTGGAAGTTCCCTACGTGGCCAATTCTGCAGGTACTTCAGAGGAGATGCTCCTAGGAGAGAACTTACTGTTTTCCCCTGAGGTTGACGAGATGCTACTTGGAATTACAGATGATACCAACAATGAACAGCATGATGCTGCAGTATCCTCTGAGCCCCAAGTGGCAGATAAAGATGCCAAGAATGGACCTTCTGGTGCATCATCACTACCATTAGAGAAAAGTGATTACATGGGATCTAAAGAAGATTGTATTGACAATGGCTGTCCTGATGCTGCGGTTGTCTCTCAATGTCAAATGGCAGATAAAGATGCAGGAGATAGACCTTCAGGTGTATTATCGCTACAATCAGAAAAGGATACAGACTTGGGAGCTAATAGTACGAGCTTGGAagatccaacaaaaacaaaacagTTACCATCTGAAGCTAGTGGCAATGCTTTGATGATCGCAGAGCCGCAAGTGTTGTTTGTGTCGCCTCATGATGGGACTCTTTCTTTTATGAACAATAGTATGAACAGCCAAGAGATGTTGAGCTTCCTGAATGCTTCCCATGACACCATGGGTACTCAGTCATCAGTTTATAAGGCAAGCTTGATTCAGGGTTTCTTATACCTTGACAGTCAAGGTTCTCCGATTTGTTGGACAGTAACAAACCCAGAACCTCATAGGCAGTTGATCTGTGCTGCTGATGTGGAGCCAAGCTCGAAGTTGTCAAAACACTGTGGTGAAATGAATTTGGAGAAAGAGGCATCAGcatatgaacataaaaaaatattggAATCTGGCTCAAGTATGAAAGGGAAAAAAAGGCATGATAAGATTGCAGATATCCAAGACAATGTCAGTAGAAAAAAACATAAAGTGAATGATGCTCCATTAAGCAATTGCATAAGTCAGTATATGGATGATGTAACTGACAACCCTGGTGATCCTGTAGTTCTTGGTGAGGAAAAACAGATAGTTACAGCAATCATTAATGAAGTTCCTTCGAATTTAGAGCCCAAGAATAAGGATGACAAGGATCAAGATGAACAAAGCATTGAACATTTAAAACACTCCATGTCAGAAGAACCACTCAAAAAGGATAACAAAAGGCAAAAGAATACAAGGTCTCGCACATGCAAGTTTGATGATGACGATCTTCTGATGACAGCTGTAATACATAAGTTGACTGCACGTTACAGGAATTGTTTTCATCGAAGGCTCACAAATAAAGTTGGTTTCAGGCGTCTTCCAAGATACCGctgggagagggaaggggaaggTAGCAGGAAGAAGTTGCATGGAGGAACAAGAACAGTGTTGAACAAGTTACTTGAAATGGGTATTTTTGCTAAAGTGAACATTCTTCAATATCGAGAGCCCGGAGGCAAAAATGTGTTAAAGGATGGGAATATAACTAGTAATGGCATTCGATGCCGGTGCTGTGGCACCACATTTACAATGTCCAAGTTTAAGTGTCATGCAGGTCTCAGGCAAGAAATCCCATCCCTGAATCTTTCCTTGGGTACAGGTAAATCATACAGTCTTTGTCAGCTTCAAGCATGGTCTATAGAGCAAAAGGTCAGGAAAGAGCGTGCAAGAGATACTATGTCACTTCAAGGAGATCAAAATGATGATATCTGTGGATCATGTGGTGACGCTGGTGAACTGATATGCTGCGACAACTGTCCTGCTAGTTACCATCAAGCTTGCTTGCCTTGTCAG GATATCCCAGAAGGCAACTGGTACTGCTCTAGCTGCCTTTGTGACATTTGTGGGGAAGTGATCAATTCGAAGGAGCTAAGGACTTCAGTCCCTGCTTTAGAATGTTTACAGTGTGAATCTCAAT ATCATGCAAAATGCGTAGCTGGCAAGGTTTTATGCAATGACAAAAGTGGACCTGATAGATTTCTTTGTGGAAGAAGATGCCAGCAG ATTTATACGACCTTTCATTGTCGTGTTGGAGTGCCTGACCATATGGATGATGGTTTTTCATGCACCATTCTTCATAATAATGGTGATCAAAAGGTTCGTACAGCTGCGGAGATTGCTCTCATGGCTGAATGCAACATGAAACTAATGATTGCTTTGAGCATTATGGAAGAATGCTTCCTGCCTATCTTAGATCCAAGGACAGGAATAGACATTATTCCTTCTATACTATATAACTGGAG GTCTGATTTTGTACATTTGGATCACAAGGGATTCTATACTGTTGTCTTGGAAAATGATGACACCATCATATCTGTGGCATCCATCAG ATGTCGCTGCAGGTTACATGGTGCTATTGTAGCAGAGATGCCCCTAGTAGCTACTTGTACAGAGAATCGTCAACAGGGAATGTGCAGGCGCCTTATGGATTACATTGAGGAG ATGCTGAAATCCCTGAAGGTGGAGATGCTACTTCTATCAGCAATACCGCACCTAGTGGAGACATGGACATCGGCATTCAGGTTCAGAGAGATAGACGGCTCGGATAAGAAGCGGCTGAGTAAGGTCAGGCTGGCCTCGGTTCCGGGCACAGTCCTGCTGAAGAAAGACCTGTGTGAACGTGCAGGCACCCACGCTG TGGACGGCATGGGGTGCCTCTCGTTCTGcgctcgctcgccgccgtctcctgccgccgccgctgtcgctgAGAAGCAAGATTGGTCTCCTGAAGTTTCTGCGCCAGTTTGTGTAATGCAAAGTCTCGTTGACAAGCTAAGTGTTGTGAAGATCGCTTCGCGCTCTGCGACCGCGAGCCCTCCTCCGTCGGACGGTGGTGTTTGTAGCGAACGAAGTAGCTCCGGCGAGCGTTCTGTAAatattgccgccgccgccggcggccgccggccggaggATGTTGTTACCGTGGCCTTTGCCGGGCCGGGCCCTAAACCTGTATGGGAAAAGTAG